In Pseudomonas sp. p1(2021b), the genomic window AGCCACCAGGTATGCGCCTTGCTGCGCTGCCTGCAGCGGCCATTCGACCTCAACGGCAATGCCGCGCTGGTCACCGGCAGTATCGGCCTTGCCCGCTGCCCGCAGCATGGCGAGGCGGTGGACAGCCTGCTGCGCCATGCCGACACCGCCATGTACGCGGCCAAGGAGGGCGGTCGCAATGCCTGGCGGCCTTATCACCCGGACATGACCGAGCGCCTGCAGCAGCGCCTGGAGCTGGAGCGCAACCTGCGCCGGGCCTTGCAGCATGACGAGTTCGAGTTGTGGTACCAGCCCAAGCTCGACCTGTTCAGTGGTCGCGTGAAAGGGGTAGAGGCGTTGCTGCGCTGGCGTGACCCTGAACGCGGGCTGGTGTCGCCGGCCGAATTCATCCCCCTGGCCGAACGCACCGGCCTGATCATCCCGTTGGGTGAGCGCGTGCTGGAGCTGGCCTGCGCCCAGCTGGCCGCTTGGCGCGCCGTCGACTGCCTGCCCGGGTCGATGGCGATCAACGTGGCGGCGTTGCAGATCGAGCGCAGCGACTATGTCACCAGCCTGGCCACGACCCTGGCCCGCTACGACCTGCCGGCGAGCCTGCTGGAAGTGGAGATCACCGAAAGCCTGCTGATGGAAAGCCAGCAGCAGGCCTGCGCGGTGCTCGCACAATTGCGGGCCATGGGTGTGGCCACGGCAGTGGATGACTTTGGCACCGGTTATTCGTCGCTGGCCTACCTGCGCGCCTTGCCCATCGATCACCTGAAGATCGACCGGGCGTTCATCAAGGACCTTCCAGGCGATGACGATGCCCAGGCGGTAGCCTGCGCAATCATCGACCTGGGCCACGCCCTGGGCTTTCGGATCACCGCCGAGGGTATCGAGACCCAGGCGCAATATGACTTCCTGCGCAACGCTGGGTGCGATCAGGGGCAGGGCTTTCTGCTCGCGCGACCGATGCCGGCGGCGGACCTGGCCCGTTGGCTGCAGGCCAGCCGGGACTGCGGCTGACCGGCTTACCTGCTTGGCCAGCAGCCTCAGGACTCGACGAGCCTGGGCACGGCTCCATAGCCAATGCGCTGGGTTTGCCTGAGCTGCTGCTCGACCAGCGATTGCAGTGATTCGCCGGTGGGCAGGTAGGCGTCGCCGAAGTCCTGACCGCCCAGGGCACTGGGGTGCGTGACGATTTCCAGGATGCCATGGGCCGGGGCCAACCCGGCCTTGAGGTCCGCCGGGGTGCAGACGTAGTCGGCCGTGGCACCACTGAGCTGGCGCAGGCGGCGGTTGAGCAGGCTCTTGTACAGGTGCTTGACCGGGCCGATGTTGCGCCCGAGGTTGCGTGCCAGGCGCACGGGGACGCCTTGGCTGCGGGCAAAACGCGCGACCACTTCGCCGACCGGCCAGATATTGTGCACGTGCTGGTGCGAGTCGAGGTGGCTGGGCACAAGGCCGTGGGCCAAGCAGTGTTGCCATTGCGCGTGCAGTTCCTGCTCCACGGCGGCACGCTCGCGCCGGGACAGGCGCAGGGTCGTGCGTTTGAGCGCGAAGGCGAACTCCCCGGTAGGCGAACAGAATCGTGGCTCGGCGAGAATCGCCTGGCTCAACGGCCGCCCCTGGGTGAGGTTGAAGTGCAGGCCTATCCGGCCCAGCAGTTCGGGCTGGCGAGCCAGGGCGCAGGCCGCAGCGAAGGCGGGCATGTTGGCCATGGCCGTGGCCGAACTGATCAGCCCGGCCTGGAACGCTTGCAGGATCACCGCATTGGTGTGTGGGCTCATGCCGAAGTCGTCAGCGTTGACTATGACCTGGGAGGGCATCGGGGTTCTCCTGTGGCAAATGGGATGGTGCCGGGGCGGCCAAAGGCCGCCGGTGTCCGTTCAGGTAGGGTTTGAGCAGCCGCCAGGCGCGCAGAGCCAGGCCCAGCAGGCGACCGTCCAGGCGCTTGCTGTAGAGGCTAAGGCGCCATTGTTCGAGCGAGTCGGTCATGCGTTCGTGCAGCTGGTGGCTGGAGTTGTGCAGGCTGACCCGGGAGGCGTCGACCCAGGTCCATCCTTCGTCCAAACCCCAGCGAATCCACTCGTCCAGCAGCACGCGGCCGCTGCCGAGGTCGCGATGCTCCGGCACGAAGGCCAGGTTGTAATCGTAGAGCCGGCCTTGTTCGAGCAGGCCGAGGCGGTAGCTGATGCAGCGACCGTCCAGCTCCAGCAGCACCAGGCACACCAGGCCTTCGGCGGCCAGGGCGGTGAACGCCTGGTATATCCATTGGCGGCGCTGCGTACCCGAGAAGATCCCGACCTCCTCATCACCTTTCCAACTGGCGGCCTCCACGGCGCTGACGGCCTCGATCAGAGCGTGGATGTCGTTTAGGCTGGCTTGCACGCGCCGTACCCGGGCTCCACAGGCGGCGATGCGTTTGCGCGCCCGGCGCAGCTTGTAGCGTGGCGCGCCGCTGGGCTCCTGGCGATCGGCCGGGCTGATCCGGTGCAGCGGGACCATGCAGCTCAGTCGCTGCTCGCAATGTGAACTCGCTGTGGCCCACCGGCCCAGCCAGCCATAGGGCTGCACCGACACTTCGTTCAGTTGCAGCAATGCGTGGGGCAAGTGTTTGCCGATGGCCTGGAGCACGCTGTCTGCATCCGCTTCGGGGAGATCGACGAGCAGGGCGATGCGGTCGCTCAAGGGGTAGCCCAGGTGGCGTACCACCGGAAGGTTGAACGGGCCGTACGGTTCGCGCATGCGCACCAGTGGCAGGCAAAGCCGCAATTGCGCTCCCCGAAAACCCAGCAGCACCTGCAGGCGTTGCCCGGGCTGCAGGGCGCCCTCGGCGGCCTGCAGCCAACCTAGGTGGTTGAACGGGGTGCTACCCGGCACCCGCCGGCGCAGGGCCTCGTATTCGTCAGCCGGGAAGTCGGGGACGAACAGCGAGTCGTGCCAGCTCAGTCGTAGGTCCATGGCTCAAGGCTCCTTGACGGTGGTCTGGTGCGTAGGTGCAAAGCGTTTGGCGTATATGCGCCGCCCTGTCGAGGGTGTGTCGGGGAGCGCCTGCGCAGCGTTCCAGCCAAGGGCGAACAAGGTCTGCCCGGGTACCTGGAAGTGCACCTGGCCGGCGTTGCACGCGAAGGTGGCCAATTGCGGCTGGTTGTCCGGGCCGAACAGCTCCAGACGCGCATCCGGGCAGGTGCCCAGGGTGAGTTCGACCTGCTGCAGGCGGTCAGCCTTGTTCACCCCCAACAGGCTGCGCCGATGTCCTTCGGCCATGGCCAGGGCATCGACTTCGAACCCGTCGTTGTCCAAGGCCAGTACCTGGCCCAGCCAGTGCTGTTGGATGAACTGCTGGGCCAGGCCGACCGGCTTCAGTTGGAAGTGCGTGTCGTCGATGACTTGGACCATGCCTTTGGGCCATTCCGGCTCGTCGGCGACATGGAACCAGTTGAGCATGTCCAGCAGACCATCGGCCGAGGCATTGATCACCACCGACGCCCACCAGACCCCGGCGTAGTGGGTGTTCTGGTCGTAGGGGCTCAGGCTCGAGCCGCTGGACAGATTGGTCTGGTCCAGCAGTAGCGCCTTGCGCGGCCTGCCCCGGTCGTCCAGCCCCACCAGGGCGGCGGCCTGGCGCACGCTGTCGCGGTAGCTGCGGGTAGCCAGCAGGTCGCGAACCATCCACTCGTGCCAGGCCAGGGCATCGACTTGTGCGCCCTGTTCCTCGAGCAGGCGCCGGGCCCAGTCGATACCGCGCTGGCCCTTGGCGTCATCCCTGAACGGGCCGCCGAGCCAGCGCGAAGAGGCCGGGATGGCGATGCGGACGCCGGCTTCGCGGGCGCCGGGCCAGTTGTGCACCACAGCGGTCATGAGGCGAAAGTAGTCGCGGAAGCTAGCGTAGTCGGGGTAGTTGAGGTTGGGTTCGTCGGCCACGCTCAGGTAGTGCACGCCCTTGCCGCCGAGCCTGGTGGTCGCTGCAAGCCAGGCCTGCAGGCCGTTGCGGGTGGGCGCATCGGCTGCCAGCACGGCGCGCCGGCCGGTGCCGGCCAGCAAGGTGATGTCCTGGGCGATGGCGAAGCGCTCCTGGTACAGGCGTCGCCAGGCGTCTTCGTAGTGCGGCTTGCGCACCAGAACGTCGACGAAACTGTAGAAGCCCGCCGCCTGTGGGCGCAGGGCATCCAGGGCGGCAAAACTGGACGGTGGGGGCGCCACGTAGTGCATGGCCACGCCCAGCCGTGGCGTAGGGCCTACTGCCCGTTCAGCAACCTTGAGCGCTACCAAGCCTTGGGCGAGTGGCAGGTCGCCGAGATGTTCGGCGCGCTGGGCGAACAGGTTGGCCGTGCCGTCCAGCCAGAACGCAGCCTTGCCGCTGCCTTGCAGGTACAGGCGCCAGGTTTCGTCGCGGGTACTGAGTGGCAGCTTGTGCTGGTCGAACTGCCAGTAGGCCGGGTGGGGCGCGAGCGCGACCTCTACCTTGTAGCCGTCGCTCAGGCGCTGGGCCAGCAGGCGACTCACGCCGCCATGGTATTTACCGGCCAGGCTCGCCTGTTCGCCTGCCTTGACGCGAAAGAACAGGGAGGTGCCCGATGCCATTTCGGCACTGAAATGCACTTTCGCCGGTGCGAACAGCGCCCGGGTCGTATCCCGGTGCTCGACCTGGTAGCCGCGGAAGCTGTAGCCGGGGATTTCCAGCCGGTAGGGGCCTGCGCCGGGCTCCAGGGACCAGGTTTGTTCGCCCCGCACCTGCTCGGCGCGAATCGCCCGCTCGGCACTCAGGCGCCCCTGGCCATCGAGTAGGTACAGATGCTCGCCGTTGGCATCGGCCTGCCAGGCCGGACGCCACTGGATGCGCAGTTCGTCGGTGCGTTCGGGCAGCAGGTACAGGCTGCCGTCGCGGATGTCTCCCCAGTGCAGGCTGGCGGCCAAGGACCACGACGGCACCAGTGCCGCGAGCAGGGCCAGGCACTTCACGCGGGCCTCCGTTGCAGCATTTCACGCAGCGGGGTGTGGTCGCCGGGCAGGATGATCAAGGTCCGCCACAGCGGCACATTGCTCAGCTGGCAATACACCACGAGCATCGCCAGGGTCACGGCCAGGTAGGCGACCGATGATGCCAGGGCTGCGCCGACGATGCCCCAGGCCGGGATCATGAAGATATTGAGCAGCAGGTTCAGCGCCGCGCCGCCGCCCATGATCAGCGACACCG contains:
- a CDS encoding carbohydrate deacetylase: MPSQVIVNADDFGMSPHTNAVILQAFQAGLISSATAMANMPAFAAACALARQPELLGRIGLHFNLTQGRPLSQAILAEPRFCSPTGEFAFALKRTTLRLSRRERAAVEQELHAQWQHCLAHGLVPSHLDSHQHVHNIWPVGEVVARFARSQGVPVRLARNLGRNIGPVKHLYKSLLNRRLRQLSGATADYVCTPADLKAGLAPAHGILEIVTHPSALGGQDFGDAYLPTGESLQSLVEQQLRQTQRIGYGAVPRLVES
- a CDS encoding GNAT family N-acetyltransferase, with product MDLRLSWHDSLFVPDFPADEYEALRRRVPGSTPFNHLGWLQAAEGALQPGQRLQVLLGFRGAQLRLCLPLVRMREPYGPFNLPVVRHLGYPLSDRIALLVDLPEADADSVLQAIGKHLPHALLQLNEVSVQPYGWLGRWATASSHCEQRLSCMVPLHRISPADRQEPSGAPRYKLRRARKRIAACGARVRRVQASLNDIHALIEAVSAVEAASWKGDEEVGIFSGTQRRQWIYQAFTALAAEGLVCLVLLELDGRCISYRLGLLEQGRLYDYNLAFVPEHRDLGSGRVLLDEWIRWGLDEGWTWVDASRVSLHNSSHQLHERMTDSLEQWRLSLYSKRLDGRLLGLALRAWRLLKPYLNGHRRPLAAPAPSHLPQENPDALPGHSQR